The Synchiropus splendidus isolate RoL2022-P1 chromosome 8, RoL_Sspl_1.0, whole genome shotgun sequence genome has a window encoding:
- the thpo gene encoding thrombopoietin translates to MAYSTGLLFLIGVLSFHLPEFQARPTDFWCNYQVRKKLEERIEELSKNMVDCTGADTLPSPLLLPRVLVHAEEWTNKTLQQKRREVVSTLQAFQEGLEGGRTESFAPCQIHVLRKLTHHVTTHLLIVQQIQIEDDTEIPSESSTTEIHNSITAVLGQFLRLLRGKVERLAVDLQESICSHRRTTEAPDSGV, encoded by the exons ATGGCTTATAGCA CTGGACTGCTGTTTCTGATTGGAGTACTTTCCTTCCATCTGCCTGAATTCCAGGCCCGACCCACCGACTTCTGGTGCAACTATCAAGTCAggaagaagctggaggaaaGGATCGAAGAGCTGAGCAAAAATATG GTGGACTGCACCGGAGCCGACACACTCCCGTCACCGTTACTTCTGCCAAGAGTTCTGGTCCATGCGGAAGAATGGACAAATAAAACC ctccagcagaaACGTAGAGAAGTGGTGAGCACCCTCCAGGCTTTTCAGGAGGGTCTTGAAGGAGGGAGGACGGAGAGCTTCGCACCATGTCAGATTCATGTACTGAGAAAGCTGACGCATCACGTTACCACACATCTGCTTATAGTTCAGCAAATTCAGATTGAG gatgACACCGAAATACCAAGTGAATCTTCGACAACGGAAATCCACAATAGCATTACAGCTGTGCTGGGACAGTTCCTGCGGTTACTCAGAGGAAAAGTAGAGCGTCTTGCAGTTGACCTCCAAGAAAGTATCTGTAGCCACAGGAGGACCACTGAAGCTCCTGACAGTGGAGTATAA